One genomic window of Arthrobacter sp. KBS0703 includes the following:
- a CDS encoding NAD(P)H-dependent glycerol-3-phosphate dehydrogenase, translating into MTPVRGRSGSAVSVAVLGAGSWGTTFAKILADAATSSGVERRIRLWGRRAEVVEQINLHHRNPQYLADVELPPSITASTDVAAVLAGADLVVLAVPAQSLRLQLREWKPLLEPDALVVSLMKGLELSTDARMSEVICEELGIPASRIAVVSGPNLAMEIAREEPTASVVACPDSAVAGWIARSCTAPYFRPYTTTDIVGVEIGGIVKNVIALAVGICEGKQMGDNTKASVITRGLAETSRLALALGGSAQTMAGLAGLGDLVATCSSPLSRNHTAGRLLGQGLTLDEVAEKMTQTAEGIKSGQAVHELAGKLGVEMPITAAVVAVLAGKLSVDQLGPLLLARDLKPEGDY; encoded by the coding sequence GTGACCCCTGTGCGGGGCCGCTCGGGCTCGGCGGTGTCCGTCGCGGTGCTCGGCGCCGGTTCATGGGGGACGACCTTCGCCAAGATCCTGGCCGACGCCGCCACCTCCTCGGGCGTCGAACGCCGCATCAGGCTCTGGGGCCGGCGGGCCGAGGTTGTGGAGCAAATCAATCTGCACCACCGCAACCCGCAATACCTGGCCGACGTCGAGCTTCCGCCCAGCATCACCGCGTCCACTGACGTCGCCGCGGTGCTGGCCGGAGCAGACCTCGTGGTCCTCGCTGTTCCGGCACAGTCGCTGCGGCTGCAGCTCCGGGAATGGAAGCCCCTCCTGGAGCCCGATGCGCTGGTGGTGTCCCTCATGAAGGGCCTCGAGCTCAGCACCGACGCCCGCATGAGCGAAGTGATCTGCGAGGAACTGGGCATCCCCGCGAGCCGCATCGCCGTCGTGTCCGGGCCCAACCTGGCCATGGAAATCGCACGCGAAGAGCCCACCGCGTCAGTGGTGGCCTGTCCTGACTCGGCAGTGGCCGGCTGGATCGCACGGAGCTGCACCGCCCCGTATTTCCGCCCGTACACCACCACCGACATCGTGGGCGTTGAAATCGGCGGGATCGTCAAAAACGTCATCGCCCTGGCCGTCGGCATCTGCGAGGGAAAGCAGATGGGCGACAACACCAAGGCCTCGGTGATCACCAGGGGGCTCGCCGAAACCTCGCGCCTGGCCCTGGCCCTGGGCGGCTCAGCCCAGACCATGGCCGGCCTCGCAGGGCTGGGGGACCTCGTCGCCACGTGCTCGTCCCCGCTGTCCCGGAACCACACCGCCGGACGGCTGCTGGGCCAGGGCCTCACCCTGGACGAAGTGGCCGAAAAAATGACCCAGACCGCCGAAGGCATCAAGTCGGGGCAGGCCGTGCACGAACTTGCCGGTAAACTCGGCGTCGAGATGCCCATCACGGCGGCCGTCGTCGCCGTGCTGGCCGGAAAACTGTCCGTTGACCAACTGGGGCCGCTGCTGCTGGCCCGGGACCTCAAACCCGAAGGCGATTACTAA
- a CDS encoding 1-acyl-sn-glycerol-3-phosphate acyltransferase, giving the protein MKESAKSHITFVIIAGIARPLLNLMMNKKWEGTEKLPAGGFIATPNHCTEIDPLVVGHMLYNQKRAPHFLAKAALFKVPVLGKLLHAVKQIPVERSTAGANRSLQLAKEIVAEGGAIVIYPEGTLTRDPDLWPMKGHTGAARLALEGGIPVVPMAHWGAHEVFPRYAKSFHLFPRKTSRVLIGDPVDLSRFEGRPRDKATLMEATDVIMDAVTALLAELRAEQPPAQRWDPAAHNQKKHGRDVERGGK; this is encoded by the coding sequence GTGAAGGAATCGGCCAAGAGCCACATCACATTCGTGATCATTGCCGGGATTGCCCGGCCCCTGCTGAACCTGATGATGAACAAGAAGTGGGAAGGCACCGAAAAACTTCCCGCCGGCGGATTCATCGCAACGCCCAACCACTGCACCGAGATTGATCCGCTGGTGGTCGGGCACATGCTGTACAACCAGAAGCGTGCCCCGCATTTCCTTGCGAAGGCGGCCCTCTTCAAGGTGCCCGTGCTGGGCAAACTGCTGCACGCCGTCAAGCAGATTCCGGTGGAGCGCTCGACGGCGGGTGCGAACCGCTCGCTGCAGCTCGCCAAGGAGATCGTGGCCGAGGGCGGCGCCATCGTCATCTACCCGGAGGGCACCCTGACCCGGGATCCGGACCTCTGGCCCATGAAGGGCCACACCGGCGCCGCCCGGCTGGCGCTGGAAGGCGGGATCCCTGTGGTGCCCATGGCGCACTGGGGCGCCCACGAGGTCTTCCCCCGGTATGCCAAGAGCTTCCACCTGTTTCCACGGAAAACGTCCCGCGTCCTGATCGGCGATCCCGTGGATCTGTCCCGCTTCGAGGGCCGGCCCCGGGACAAGGCAACCCTCATGGAGGCGACCGACGTGATCATGGACGCCGTCACCGCCCTCCTGGCCGAACTCCGCGCAGAGCAGCCGCCCGCCCAACGCTGGGATCCGGCGGCGCATAACCAGAAGAAGCACGGCCGCGACGTCGAGCGGGGCGGAAAGTGA